One part of the Dasypus novemcinctus isolate mDasNov1 chromosome 27, mDasNov1.1.hap2, whole genome shotgun sequence genome encodes these proteins:
- the LOC101426490 gene encoding olfactory receptor 8B12-like — protein MASMNSSVTDFILAGLTDLLGLQIPLFFLFLCIYVITILGNLGLITLIGLNSHLHTPMYFFLLNLSLIDFCYSSTITPKMLMSFVSKKNIVSHAGCMTQLFFFCFFVISESFILSAMAYDRYVAICKPLLYTVTMSPQVCLLLLLGVYVMGFLGAMAHTGSVASLTYCANNLVDHFMCDIFPLLEISCNSTYLNELVVFIFVAIDIGVPIVTIFISYALILFSILHIHSTEGRSKAFSTCSSHLIVVSLFFGSGAFVYLKPPSILPLDQGKVSSLFYTIVVPMLNPLIYSLRNKDVKFALRKTLSRKTFS, from the coding sequence ATGGCATCTATGAACTCTTCTGTGACAGATTTTATCCTTGCAGGCTTAACAGACCTGCTGGGACTCCAGATCCCTCTCTTCTTCCTGTTTCTGTGCATATATGTCATCACTATTTTGGGAAACTTGGGCTTGATAACACTGATTGGACTGAATTCTCACCTGCACactcccatgtactttttcctcctCAATCTCTCCTTAATAGATTTCTGTTACTCCAGTACCATCACCCCTAAAATGCTGATGAGTTTTGTTTCAAAGAAGAATATTGTATCGCATGCAGGGTGTATGACTCAactctttttcttctgtttctttgtcattTCTGAGTCCTTCATCTTGTCAGCAATGGCATATGACCGCTACGTTGCCATCTGTAAGCCACTGCTGTACACAGTCACCATGTCTCCTCAGGTGTGTCTACTCCTTTTGTTAGGTGTTTATGTAATGGGGTTTTTGGGGGCCATGGCCCATACAGGAAGTGTAGCAAGTCTGACCTACTGTGCCAACAACCTTGTTGATCATTTCATGTGTGACATCTTTCCTCTCCTTGAGATCTCCTGCAATAGCACTTATTTGAATGAGCTGgtggtctttatttttgtggctaTTGACATTGGAGTGCCCATTGTCACCATCTTCATCTCTTATGCTCTAATTCTCTTCAGCATTCTCCATATTCACTCCACAGAGGGCAGGTCCAAAGCTTTCAGTACCTGTAGCTCCCACTTAATTGTGGTTTCCCTTTTCTTTGGTTCTGGAGCTTTCGTATATCTCAAACCACCTTCCATTTTGCCCCTTGACCAAGGGAAAGTGTCCTCCCTGTTCTATACCATTGTGGTGCCCATGTTAAACCCTTTAATCTATAGCTTGAGAAATAAGGATGTTAAATTTGCCCTGAGGAAAACCTTGagcagaaaaacattttcttga